In Nostoc edaphicum CCNP1411, the sequence ACCCGTTTTCTGTTGGTGAATTTGTTGATGGAATTAAAAAGAATGCGATCGCTACTTGGCATCGTCGCGGCAAGTATCTCCTCGCCGAACTCTCCTCATCTTCCCCTTCATCAACCGGTTGGCTAGGGGTTCATCTGCGAATGACCGGTCAACTCCTATGGCTGCATCGAGATGAACCATTACATAAGCACACGCGGGTTAGATTATTCTTTGGGGATCAGCAGGAATTGCGCTTTGTTGATCAGCGTACCTTCGGGAAAATGTGGTGGGTTCCGCCTGGTGTTGCTGTAGAAAGTATTATGACTGGTTTAGCAAAGCTGGCAGCAGATCCATTTTCACCCGAATTTACTGTTGAATATTTAGCTCTCAAACTGCAAAACCGTCGCCGTCCAATTAAAACTGCCCTCCTGGATCAATCTGTGGTGGCGGGATTAGGTAATATTTATGCTGATGAAGCATTATTTAAGAGTGGAATTTTACCTGAAACTTTGTGTATAGATTTGCAGCTAAAGCAAATTGAGCGTTTACGAACAGCCATTATTCAAGTGTTGGAAACCAGCATTGAGGCTGGTGGTACAACTTTTAGTAATTTTTTAAGCGTTAAAGGTACTAATGGCAACTATGGTGGTGTTGCCTGGGTTTATAACCGCGCTGGAGAACCATGTCGAGTTTGTGGTACAGCAATTCAACGAATTAGGTTAGCGGGGCGATCTAGTCATTTTTGCCCCCAGTGTCAAACCCTACGGGGAGTTAGGAGTTAGTGTCGTAGCGTGTCAAGCTTACAACTATTTTCAGGTAAATA encodes:
- a CDS encoding DNA-formamidopyrimidine glycosylase, with protein sequence MPELPEVETVRRGLNQLTLNQEITGGDVLLDRTIAYPFSVGEFVDGIKKNAIATWHRRGKYLLAELSSSSPSSTGWLGVHLRMTGQLLWLHRDEPLHKHTRVRLFFGDQQELRFVDQRTFGKMWWVPPGVAVESIMTGLAKLAADPFSPEFTVEYLALKLQNRRRPIKTALLDQSVVAGLGNIYADEALFKSGILPETLCIDLQLKQIERLRTAIIQVLETSIEAGGTTFSNFLSVKGTNGNYGGVAWVYNRAGEPCRVCGTAIQRIRLAGRSSHFCPQCQTLRGVRS